Proteins found in one Gopherus flavomarginatus isolate rGopFla2 chromosome 18, rGopFla2.mat.asm, whole genome shotgun sequence genomic segment:
- the DKKL1 gene encoding dickkopf-like protein 1 isoform X3 has translation MLALAPRVPRWPVVSSGIRTLFESAPRVKQASTGPGEVADLLRRCWTGRDGTGAMWARWLLLCTLGALLAGAGGSLLPPAARRLLGRFHHLLGGSRVTDNETGAMLFSDRTVTSIEQGERGLAERWRGSQAESGEEGAGGGAEAEPVLGRHILPIPRPGLAFLIIHLRRRTRPGKASDTSWPDGASLSDRRHRLLAIRNGLMEAPHPLKKAPPITQAQHKAVARRPHFFFFFRKL, from the exons ATGCTGGCCCTGGCGCCCAGGGTCCCCCGCTGGCCGGTGGTCAGTTCTGGAATCAGAACCCTGTTTGAATCAGCACCCCGGGTGAAACAGGCCAGTACAGGTCCCGGCGAGGTGGCAG ACCTGCTCAGACGCTGCTggacgggacgggacgggacgggCGCGATGTGGGCGCGGTGGCTGCTGCTCTGCACCCTGGGCGCGCTGCTGGCCGGGGCTGGAGGCTCCCTCCTGCCACCCGCTGCCCGTCGCCTGCTGGGCCGCTTCCACCACCTTCTAGGGGGCAGTCGG GTGACGGACAATGAGACGGGCGCGATGCTGTTCTCCGACAGGACGGTGACCTCCATcgagcagggggagcggggcctGGCGGAGAGATGGCGG GGAAGCCAGGCAGAATCTGGCGAGGAAGGAGCAGGCGGTGGGGCAGAAGCAGAGCCTGTCCTAGGGAGACACATCCTGCCGATCCCCCGCCCCGGGCTGGCATTCCTCATCATCCACTTACGGCGCAGAACCAGGCCCGGGAAGGCCTCTGACACCAGCTGGCCAGATGGTGCATCCCTTAGCGACAGGAGGCACAGGCTGCTAGCGATCCGGAATGGGCTGATGGAAGCCCCCCACCCTCTGAAGAAAGCTCCCCCCATTACTCAGGCCCAGCACAAAGCTGTAGCACGGAGgccccattttttcttcttcttcaggaAGCTGtag
- the DKKL1 gene encoding dickkopf-like protein 1 isoform X2, with protein sequence MLALAPRVPRWPVVSSGIRTLFESAPRVKQASTGPGEVADLLRRCWTGRDGTGAMWARWLLLCTLGALLAGAGGSLLPPAARRLLGRFHHLLGGSRAVLGKEEGRFEAPIDFRKLPPNYHTEEKEQRRVGNATVYSHREINKGSQAESGEEGAGGGAEAEPVLGRHILPIPRPGLAFLIIHLRRRTRPGKASDTSWPDGASLSDRRHRLLAIRNGLMEAPHPLKKAPPITQAQHKAVARRPHFFFFFRKL encoded by the exons ATGCTGGCCCTGGCGCCCAGGGTCCCCCGCTGGCCGGTGGTCAGTTCTGGAATCAGAACCCTGTTTGAATCAGCACCCCGGGTGAAACAGGCCAGTACAGGTCCCGGCGAGGTGGCAG ACCTGCTCAGACGCTGCTggacgggacgggacgggacgggCGCGATGTGGGCGCGGTGGCTGCTGCTCTGCACCCTGGGCGCGCTGCTGGCCGGGGCTGGAGGCTCCCTCCTGCCACCCGCTGCCCGTCGCCTGCTGGGCCGCTTCCACCACCTTCTAGGGGGCAGTCGG GCGGtgttggggaaggaggaggggcgcTTTGAGGCCCCCATTGATTTCCGCAAGCTCCCCCCCAACTACCACACCGAGGAGAAGGAGCAGCGCAGGGTGGGGAACGCCACAGTGTACAGCCACCGCGAGATCAACAAG GGAAGCCAGGCAGAATCTGGCGAGGAAGGAGCAGGCGGTGGGGCAGAAGCAGAGCCTGTCCTAGGGAGACACATCCTGCCGATCCCCCGCCCCGGGCTGGCATTCCTCATCATCCACTTACGGCGCAGAACCAGGCCCGGGAAGGCCTCTGACACCAGCTGGCCAGATGGTGCATCCCTTAGCGACAGGAGGCACAGGCTGCTAGCGATCCGGAATGGGCTGATGGAAGCCCCCCACCCTCTGAAGAAAGCTCCCCCCATTACTCAGGCCCAGCACAAAGCTGTAGCACGGAGgccccattttttcttcttcttcaggaAGCTGtag
- the DKKL1 gene encoding dickkopf-like protein 1 isoform X1, which translates to MLALAPRVPRWPVVSSGIRTLFESAPRVKQASTGPGEVADLLRRCWTGRDGTGAMWARWLLLCTLGALLAGAGGSLLPPAARRLLGRFHHLLGGSRAVLGKEEGRFEAPIDFRKLPPNYHTEEKEQRRVGNATVYSHREINKVTDNETGAMLFSDRTVTSIEQGERGLAERWRGSQAESGEEGAGGGAEAEPVLGRHILPIPRPGLAFLIIHLRRRTRPGKASDTSWPDGASLSDRRHRLLAIRNGLMEAPHPLKKAPPITQAQHKAVARRPHFFFFFRKL; encoded by the exons ATGCTGGCCCTGGCGCCCAGGGTCCCCCGCTGGCCGGTGGTCAGTTCTGGAATCAGAACCCTGTTTGAATCAGCACCCCGGGTGAAACAGGCCAGTACAGGTCCCGGCGAGGTGGCAG ACCTGCTCAGACGCTGCTggacgggacgggacgggacgggCGCGATGTGGGCGCGGTGGCTGCTGCTCTGCACCCTGGGCGCGCTGCTGGCCGGGGCTGGAGGCTCCCTCCTGCCACCCGCTGCCCGTCGCCTGCTGGGCCGCTTCCACCACCTTCTAGGGGGCAGTCGG GCGGtgttggggaaggaggaggggcgcTTTGAGGCCCCCATTGATTTCCGCAAGCTCCCCCCCAACTACCACACCGAGGAGAAGGAGCAGCGCAGGGTGGGGAACGCCACAGTGTACAGCCACCGCGAGATCAACAAG GTGACGGACAATGAGACGGGCGCGATGCTGTTCTCCGACAGGACGGTGACCTCCATcgagcagggggagcggggcctGGCGGAGAGATGGCGG GGAAGCCAGGCAGAATCTGGCGAGGAAGGAGCAGGCGGTGGGGCAGAAGCAGAGCCTGTCCTAGGGAGACACATCCTGCCGATCCCCCGCCCCGGGCTGGCATTCCTCATCATCCACTTACGGCGCAGAACCAGGCCCGGGAAGGCCTCTGACACCAGCTGGCCAGATGGTGCATCCCTTAGCGACAGGAGGCACAGGCTGCTAGCGATCCGGAATGGGCTGATGGAAGCCCCCCACCCTCTGAAGAAAGCTCCCCCCATTACTCAGGCCCAGCACAAAGCTGTAGCACGGAGgccccattttttcttcttcttcaggaAGCTGtag